The DNA region TTAATTGTTTCCCCAGTGGGGGTGTTCTCTCGTACTATTCAGCATTTGTTAGGTACTTTTGTCTGATGCATCGGGGAACGACTCGTGAAGTTCCCTGAGCGTGATTGCCTCTGCATCACGCTCGGCAGCGTGCATTGCGGCGTCGTCGACAATCCCCACGATGTCAGCACAACTGAGCCCGTCTGAGCGGTCGGCTAGCTCGTGGTAGTCGTCCTCGTCGAGGGCAGTCGGAAGTTCGCGGAGTCGGACGCGGAAGATTGCCCCACGAGCGTCGTGGTCAGGGAGGCCGATTTCGTACTGCTGGTCGAACCGTCCTCGGCGTCTGGCAGCCTCGTCGAGGAGGTCAGCTCGGTTCGTCGCTGCAATCACAAGGAAATTCGGCTCTTCGTCGTCCAGGTGCGCGAGGAACTCGTTGACGACCTGGGCATGCTCTCGATGGAGGTCGTTTCCGCGACCAGCGAGCAGCGCATCGATTTCGTCGATAAATATGACACACCGATCGAACTGCTCGGCTTCGTCGAACAGTCGGTTGACCTGCTCGGTCGACTCGTTGATCCACCGAGATTTGATATCGCCCGCAGATAACTCGAGATACGGATGGCCGAGTTCACCGGCGATTGCTCGGGCGAATAACGTCTTCCCGGTTCCGGGTGGGCCGTACAGGAGAATTCCATTCGGTGGGGAGACGTTGAATCGTTCGTAGGCTTCGTCGATTCGAGTCAGTGGTCGGAGGACAGATCGCGTGATCTCTTTCTTCAGCTCATCTTGGCCACCGACGTCCCGATACCCAACATTTGGAGCGGGTTTCCAATCGTACTCGAGATCATCGAGAGCAGGACGCAACTGGTTAGAATAGTCGCTGTGATGAGATGCTTTATGCTTAGCAAGCTTTGTGGCCCTGGGAGCAGACGTATCCGGTTCATCAGTTTGAACCGTCTCTGATGGCGAGGATTTTTCTTTGATATTGTCCGTAGCAGTGCCGAGACTCGTCGAGATCATCAGGGGGATGCACGCAATCCAACTGAGACCCATAAGCCACAAACGGTCAAACATTGATGAGACTCGAAGTGGAGCGAGGGTTTCTGCAAGTGAGGTCCAGCTGTTCTCCCAAGCCGGGAGGAACCATACAGCTGTTAATACGACTGAACCAATGAGAATCCCAAAGACCCAATCAATATCTGCACTTTTGGTATTCTCACCATGCATCGGGTAAATCGCTCCAGTCAACAGAGCAGCAGTGAACGAAGGGAGCATCCAGATGGCTGGAACACCTAAAAGAGCGGCTACTCCTCTAACCGAGGAGGGAGTATTAACTACAACCCAGACGACCCCAAGTGGGGCCAGTACATAGTTTGCTGTAAAGAGACTCGTTGAGAGAAGCTCCACAACCACCTTCCTCAGACGATCTCCAATCCTCAGTGTTCCAGTCATCTCATTTTGACCGGTTCTTGTCGGGGGATTCATCCGTCCAATCGCTTATCGTCTGTTGGTTAGGCCCAGTCTCCGTTGACGTATCGACAGCGGGGTTTTCACGGTATCTCTCGAGTCCAGCCTCCGCCCAGTCAACGGGTGATTGGTGGAGATTTCGAGTCGCATAGTCGGCACCGGCCTTAACATCTTGAGCGGCACGCTTACCGCTCTTCTTCCCTTGAGCCCCCACCTTCTTACTTGTCTTGACAGTCTCTTGCGAGAAGACTGTTGTAGCTGTACTTCCAGCTGCACTCGTTGCTCGACCTGCTGCAGATCCAGCCCTACTGACTGCGCTGCTCCCGATTCCGCCAGTTTTCCGATCAGCATAACTCAGCCCCTTCGATGTCCCATGCCTCGCCTGTTCCATCAGGGCGGTACGAGTCGACTTCTCCCCCGACCGGTTCGTCGACGAACTCTGAGAACTCGATTTGCTCTTCGCACCCTGACGACCCGAGATCCGCCGCGGCGACAGCCCGGCCATCGCCGCTGATTTGATGCCGACGAGTGCGGGTGCGACGAGGCCGATCAGCCAGAAGAGGTACGCCTCGAGGACTTCCCCGAATCCAGGATCGCCAGCTTGTTGCGCCTGAGCGGCCGTCGCTCCCTGGCCGGCCATGTCCGCGTACGCACCGGCAGCCGCAGCGCCGGTCTGCAAGAGACCGGCCATCACGATTCCGGCGAGGAGCATATAGGCCGTCGCCCGGAGGGCGGTTTTCGCGATCTCCGACGTGTAGCGGAGCGGCCCGAAGTCCAGGAAGAGCATCGCCCCGAGGACTGGCAAGAGGATGAACGTCGCGTTGAACAGGAACTCACGGAGGACGAAGACGCCCAGCGCGAGGAGGATGCCCGCCACGGAGACCATACTCAGGATGAGCGCGCCGATGATCACGCCAGCACCCGACGCCGCAGCCCCATCGAGACTGGATTTCAGAACCTCTGGTCCGAATGCGGCGCCGTAGTTGGCAGTGAAGATGTGGCGAATAACCGCGTTCGTCAGCAGGAGTCCGAAGTGCATGATCTGGCGGGCGACGGCGACGAAGATGATCACCTTCAGCGCCTTCCAAACCAACATGAAGTTCGTCACTTCGCGCTGGTCGGCGAACGGTTTCGTCGCGACTCCTGCCATGAACATGATCACGAGCAGCTGCGGGAAGATATCGAGATTGTGCTGGAAGGCCGCCTGCATCGTCGGGTCCGAGTAGGGGCTGTCGAAGATGATGAACGTCCGCATCCCGTTGGCGATGAGCTCGCCGATGAAGCCGAGAATCCCGGTGAGGATGTAGATGAAAAAGTTCGCGATCCAGTCGGTGAAGACGGCGGCGAGCGGAACCAGTGTGGCGTCAGTCGGCAGCGTCGCGATACCGTGCTGGGCGGATGTCAGGGTATCGGGACCGATGCTGTCGTGGACGACGTCGAGTGGGACGTGGAATTTCGATCCGGTCATCGTTTTGGTCTGAGTTTGGTGGTGTGCGATTGGTGCGTGAGTTCTAGAGTGGACATCCAAGTACGGGCATCACGAGTGCTAGCCGGTTCCCCGCCGCATGTACGCGAACGGTGCGAAGAAGACGAGAAACGCCGCCACCGAGACGAGCGCACCCGCGAGACTGGTGAGGAGCTGGTAGATGTTGAATGGCTCCGGCTTGAACGCGACTCGCGTCTTTGCGGATCCGTAGTAGACGTTCTGGGAGACGTTGGTCGCGCCCGTAAACGAGGCGGTGACGTAGAGGTCACGCCGATCGACGACGACTGTACCGTCGGTGTTCGTCGTCACTCGTCCCTTAGCGGCCCCGCTGAGCCAGAGGGTTCGGCCCGCTAGCGGTTGGCCAGTGGCAACGTCGGTGAGCTGGATCTTGGCGTGTGTCTCGTTGAGGATCGTCGTCGAGAGGCTTGCATTCCGCTCGCGAAAAGTCTGCGTCGTGAGCGGAATCGAGTCGTTGTGGATGTCGCGAACCTCCGTAATTGGCTGGTCGACGTTCGTGACGACGATCGTCGTGTAGCTGCGAGGCGGCACCGAAGTGAGATTCACACGCCGGTCAAGCGGGGCCGCGCTGCCAGACATATTGAAGCCGTTCAATCTCGTGATCTCCGGAGCAGCGGTGACACTCGTGTTCTGCGTCCAGCGGAGCGTGGGCTGCCGACTGCGAGCGGTGAGCCGCAGTTCGAGGACGTCCGGGAATGGGACGGTACGCTGCCGTCCGTCTGTGACCGCAAGTTGCTGTGCGAGCGTCTGGTTGAGTGGGGTCGTGTTACTTGGTGAGAGCGAGCGGGTGGTGTTTGACGTCGTGAGAAGCCGTCGACCGCGTGTCGCATTCGTGTACTGGCGCTGCGAATAGACGCCCCAGACGTTCTGGACGCGCCCAGCCGACCCCTTGAACCGAGCATAGCTCCAGAGTCGGCGATCGGAAAGTGTCTGTGGGCCCTCGAACCGGAGGATGATTCGGTCAATCCCGTCCTCGGAGCGGACGATTGTCTGCGTGACGCTGAGGTCCTGATTTGTGGAGACGACCACAGGTGCGCTGTCTTGGACCGTGTGCGAGAGGGTGAGCACCTCATCGGCTGTCGTATTCGAGAGCTGCCAGCCACCGCCGTCGCGGACGTAGGTCTTCGTCGTGACGGCGACGATTGAGTTGATAGTCGCGCGGACCTGCATCGTCGTCGGCTCGGTTGCCCTCGCCCCGTCGTACTCGAGTTGACGCGGCGACGCTGAATCACTCCCCCAGGTCTGATTCCCGATTCGGACGCGCCGGTCGACCTGCTGCTCGAGCAGATTATACGAGAGACAGGTCCTGGTGTCGCCACCAACAGTACACGTCCGATTGGGGAGGAGCGTCGAATAATCGAGATGCGTCAGAACCGTCCCATTCCGGGGAATGAGCAGTCGGGCACTGTCGTTTTCAGAGTGGTTGCCCCCTTCGGCACCGATGCCAGTACGTACTCCCTTGTTTGTTCCGAGAATCGTGATATGGGCGTCTTTGACGACGGTTCCGTTCGAGCGCTGCGAGTCGGGGAGCCAGAGACTCGTCGACTCGTTGCGCTGAATCGAGTTCAGCTGGGCGAGCCGATACTCACGAAGCGTCTGCTGGTTTGGCCCGACACGATACGGTGGTTGAGTCGTCGCGTAGGAGAAATCACGTATCCGACTGATATTCGACACAGAGGCGCTCTCCGCACGGACGACATCGTCGAGGGTGGAGAGCACGAACGGCGGAAGCGTCCCGGCGTCTGGATCGCGGTCGTCGGAGATGAACGCACGCGTCCCGTTGTGTGGCGCGGGACCAGTCGGTGCTGTGACCGCACTCACGACAGGGAGTGCGAGGAGGGCAACAACCACCAACCCCGTGAGGGGGAGACTGTCCGTCATAGGTCAGAGTGATGTGGGTGGAGAGAGCGGTAGCCCGCTCTCGACTCACCTGAGTACACTGCTCAGGGGAGGACTGGGACGATCATCCCCGGGGCGAGGTTCTCGAAGAGGCTGACGAACACGTTGTAACTGACGGAGAGGACGATCATTCCAGCGCCGCCCCACATTCCGCGCCAACCCCACTGGGCCCGATCGGCACTGCGTCTGGAGACAAACCAAACCGCAGCCCCGATGAGGAAGACGATCACGCCAATCTGACCAAGGGTTGTGGCGACGAACTCTTCGATTTGGGTGAGGGAATTATTGATTTCGCTCTGTTGCGCGGCCACAATGCCGGTACTTGCGGTGAACGCGATTAGGACGACCAGCGATCGTGTGACTCCTTCTCGATGACCCATGCTTAGTGCATCATTCTGGCACTATATAATACCTTAGAAATGTAAGTTAATGAGTTTAAATTAGACGATATATGGCGTGTTCAATGTACAGAATTCGAAAGCAGATCATGTCTTACCTGCTGTTGTGAGTGATATCTGATATGGTAGGTTAAACGTCTTATAGAATGTAAATCAAAAAGAAGACCTGCGTGTGGTATACCAAACCACTCTTCAGTGCTAAGCCAGTCGGATTCTTCGGGCTGTCGTACCTCGAGGAGAGAGTGTTGACCCCACCGACACGAAACCGAGTACGAGACACGAAGCATGCCTCGATGAGCGAAGGGGTACAGGAGATCAGTCGGCTCCGGCCGTGTGAAATATGGTAACTAGCTATACAGTCTGAATAATAGCATAGAATTTTAACCATTGGTCCAGGGATGGATGAATGTGGCCGAATCAGACCCACCGGACGAGGAGGAGGCAAGTGACCAGGATCCCCCACCGGCTGGTTCGTGTGATTTTTCGACATATAATTTACCGACAGACCTCACTGCCTTTCAGATCTATCTCCTCTGTCTTATCCACCGATTCGGGCCCATGGAAGGGGTGACCCTCCAGAATGCGCTCGAAGACCTCTACCCGGAGGACATCAATCATGGACGGTTGTACCCGAGTCTCGATCGGATGGTCGACTCTGGGCTTATCAGCAAACAGACTAAGGAAAGCGACAAGCGCCGGAAGGAGTACTCCCTCACCGGCAGAGGTGAATGGGTTGCAGAGGAGTATCTCCGGTTCGTGCGGGAGATGATTGCTCCTCATGATGAATAAGCAATCTGTGAATTCAATTTGATTGCCGACGCGATCGTCGAGTCATGATTTTCGAGAGACCGGGTCTTCACAGGAATCGCTCCTGCACTTTCTTAACCAACAGATGGCGAGAGAGGCCGGTGTCGTTGGTTAAACCCCGACCGTTGGAGCAGTATTTCTCGTTATGTTCGTGGACATAATCACAACCGCCCCAAGAAGTCCTGGTCTTGGATATCTCCAGACGACATGCACCCAGATATTGTGGTGGCAATGCAGAGCCACATCCGGGGCCTGATAGCGCGAACGCCGAGTTAATTTAACCACGTGTCACCAAGCTCTCTGCACAGATGGCTCGTGTCGTCTACTACCACCATCCCCAAGCTGAGAACTTCTCGCTGAAATATAGCTCTGCCTCTCAGTCCGAGATTCTATCCCGTCGTGACGATTCAGACGGCGCGACGAAGCTCATCGGCTATCCGTTTGATACCCCTGTCTACGTCCTCTATGAGAGCGGCACGGAAATCAAAGACGCAACCGAGATTGACTTCGACCAGAAGTGGCTCAGCGACCGAATTGCTGAGCTGCCCCGTGAGGGTCAAGTCGTCGCATTTCGATTAGTGGAGTTGCTCGAAGCGGCTGTAGACGTGAGAGAAGTGGAAGAGTTCCGCCTCTACAAGGAGTTTGAACCACAGAAGATTCGGCAGGCTCTCGACCACGTCACGTGGGGTGCACCACTTCCACAGGTCGCTGGTGAGGTGATATCAAATCTCATTCTCCGGCATTCGCTGCCGAATGCGAATCATCGAACGGGGATTGCGATGCTGCAGTTCTGTATTGAGAGTGTGAATCCAGACTTCGAGATGCCTCGCACGCACCTCGATGATGAAACCTGGCAGGAGTGGGTTGATCCCTATATCGTCGACTCGAAGCGCCTCATCACTGTCCGTCGAAACAATATTCGGTTCAAGCAACTGCAAGAGCTTGGTGTCGACTTTGTGGAGCGAAAAGACGGGATTCAGATTCAGTTAGACGAGTTCGAGCTGGATATGCACTGGCGTGACGCACTGTCGACGTACGCCATTCGGCACGAAGACCACTGTACAGAGTTTGCTCATGCAGTCCTTGAGCGCGCAGAGCGAGACGATCTCCTCGAGGAAGCGGGGCCGACAAAGCAGGAGTTCATCGACTATCTGGAGTCTGGACTCGTCGAACGGGATTTCAGAGAACTGTTTTGATCAGTCGCGGAGCTCTGCGACCGACTGACCGACCTCTCGGACGTGGGCACTTCGCTCAAGGTCGAGTTCCTCAGCGAGGTAATCAACCGTCTCTTCGAGGCTCATACATGAAGAAAGCGCTCGAATCGGTATAAACCTAGTGCTGACCCCCAATGATTTGCAGGCGTCCATCTTCCAAACCGCTATCACACAGCCTGCGTGGAATCCAAGCGAGCAGTAGGAGACAAAAATATTGGCCTTACAAACAAGTATTCTCTACCGGTTACTATCGAGATCCCGAATGTGGCCATACTTGGAAATGCAGGGGGAGTGATAGTTACCCCACGGTCTGATATGAGTTCGGGACATGTGGGGTAACGATGGGGGACCAGCCAGCCGACCGCCCTGCCCCACCAGACCTGCCAGCATACGTGCTCAATCCACTGGAGCGCCAGTCATCAGACCGCCTCGAGCGCGTCGCGAGCTACGCTCAGGAGCTCGCCGCCTGGAAGCGCGCCCAGCACGAGCGCGAAACCGCTCAGCGTCAGGCTGCGGAGGCGATTTCCGACGACGAACGTACTGCATTGGCTAACCGGGACATCTCGACGGACCCTGCGGACTACGAGGATGTCCCGAGCGGGGCGTACATCACAATCAAAACGACCAAACAGACGAGCGACCGTGCCTACCGCTACTACTACTGGCAGTGGCGGGAGGGTGAAACGTGGGAAAACCAGTACATTGGGCCAGTCGGTTCTGAACCCGACAGCTAGCTCCAGCCACCAATAGTCACGATAATTGGATTGGGGAAGACCTGTCTCGCGGATGTGACGGCACAATAGAGCGGCTATCAACACGTGGGGAGGAGAGCAAAGTGGCTGAGCAAGCTGAATTCGCGGTATTTACATCCGCGAGGGAGGACCCCTCCCCCCGTCGTCGATGTGTAAATCCGTCGTCCAGGAAAGTGCTCGTATGAAAGGAGATCAACTGGTCTCAAATATCGTCTGACGTACGTCATACCCCACCGTTTCCAGTAAATACTCGAGGGAACCCCATGACCGATGGGCCAACACCCTCCCCACTGTTTCCAGTAAAGCGGGCTCGAGACAGGCGGTGGGGTCGCAATCGAAGCGGCACCTACCACCTCTAGTTCTCTTCTCTACAGCTTTTATTTGATGCTATGGACTAGCTATACCCAATTAATAATAAAGCTACCGCAGCTTCTAGTGTCCTTGGCTTGGGACCGGGGA from Halomarina salina includes:
- a CDS encoding ATP-binding protein; translated protein: MTGTLRIGDRLRKVVVELLSTSLFTANYVLAPLGVVWVVVNTPSSVRGVAALLGVPAIWMLPSFTAALLTGAIYPMHGENTKSADIDWVFGILIGSVVLTAVWFLPAWENSWTSLAETLAPLRVSSMFDRLWLMGLSWIACIPLMISTSLGTATDNIKEKSSPSETVQTDEPDTSAPRATKLAKHKASHHSDYSNQLRPALDDLEYDWKPAPNVGYRDVGGQDELKKEITRSVLRPLTRIDEAYERFNVSPPNGILLYGPPGTGKTLFARAIAGELGHPYLELSAGDIKSRWINESTEQVNRLFDEAEQFDRCVIFIDEIDALLAGRGNDLHREHAQVVNEFLAHLDDEEPNFLVIAATNRADLLDEAARRRGRFDQQYEIGLPDHDARGAIFRVRLRELPTALDEDDYHELADRSDGLSCADIVGIVDDAAMHAAERDAEAITLRELHESFPDASDKST
- a CDS encoding PadR family transcriptional regulator, translated to MAESDPPDEEEASDQDPPPAGSCDFSTYNLPTDLTAFQIYLLCLIHRFGPMEGVTLQNALEDLYPEDINHGRLYPSLDRMVDSGLISKQTKESDKRRKEYSLTGRGEWVAEEYLRFVREMIAPHDE